A genome region from Solanum pennellii chromosome 12, SPENNV200 includes the following:
- the LOC107005757 gene encoding IQ domain-containing protein IQM1 produces the protein MTVRSNSLKGTHLETIIQSNNEVDKMTRKNSINLRNCDPKKLMLETTLSFKNLVQDLDISEWNEKKTRATVSLPEPSILFSPRPVSELDAAAVKLQKVYKSYRTRRNLADCAVVVEELWWKALDFAALKRSSVSFFNVEKPETAVSRWARARTRAAKVGKGLSKDEKAQKLALQHWLEAIDPRHRYGHNLHFYYDIWFESESSQPFFYWLDVGDGKEINLEKCPRFNLQHQCIKYLGPKERESYEVVIQDGKLVYKQNGVFVETVEGSKWIFVLSTTRTLYVGKKKKGVFQHSSFLSGGATTAAGRLVAHGGVLKAIWPYSGHYHPTEENFREFISFLEEHSVDLTNVKRCSVDDDDHSFRVNNEGSNHQSLITKESPKRSTSDETEEKTEVNTTDDEREDKKQEDTSFSFAKRLSRKWSTGNGPRIGCVREYPTELQFRALEQVNLSPRVANGGFNMYGPIPSPRPSPKIRLSPRIAYMGLPSPRTPISAAN, from the exons ATGACTGTTCGATCGAATAGTTTAAAAGGAACACATTTGGAAACTATTATACAATCGAATAATGAAGTCGATAAGATGACAAGGAAGAATTCGATAAATTTAAGGAACTGTGATCCAAAGAAACTGATGTTAGAGACCACATTATCATTCAAGAATCTGGTTCAAGACTTAGATATATCAGAATGGAACGAAAAAAAGACGAGAGCAACAGTTTCATTACCCGAGCCTTCGATTCTGTTTTCTCCACGACCTGTTAGTGAGCTTGATGCTGCTGCTGTTAAGCTTCAGAAAGTGTATAAGAGTTATAGGACAAGAAGAAATCTTGCAGATTGTGCTGTTGTGGTTGAAGAACTATG gTGGAAGGCTTTGGATTTCGCAGCTCTCAAGCGGAGTTCTGTTTCGTTCTTCAACGTGGAGAAACCGGAAACTGCTGTATCGCGGTGGGCTAGAGCACGTACACGAGCTGCCAAAGTTGGTAAAGGATTGTCAAAAGATGAAAAAGCTCAGAAACTTGCTCTGCAGCATTGGCTAGAAGCT ATTGATCCACGACACCGGTATGGTCACAACTTACACTTCTACTACGATATATGGTTCGAAAGTGAAAGCTCTCAACCTTTCTTCTACTG GTTGGATGTTGGAGACGGGAAAGAGATAAATCTCGAGAAGTGTCCTAGGTTCAATCTGCAGCATCAATGCATCAAGTATCTAGGACCT AAAGAACGTGAATCGTATGAAGTAGTTATTCAGGACGGGAAACTTGTCTATAAACAAAACGGTGTCTTTGTGGAGACGGtagagggttcaaaatggatctttgtTCTTAGCACAACAAGAACATTGTATgtaggaaaaaagaagaaaggtgTGTTTCAACACTCGAGTTTTCTATCTGGTGGTGCAACTACTGCTGCTGGTAGACTCGTTGCTCATGGTGGCGTTTTGAAGGCTATTTGGCCATACAGCGGACACTATCACCCCACGGAAGAGAACTTCCGGGAGTTCATTAGTTTCCTCGAGGAGCATAGTGTAGATCTTACAAACGTCAAG agATGTTCTGTTGACGATGATGATCATTCGTTTAGAGTTAACAACGAGGGATCGAATCATCAATCACTCATTACTAAAGAATCACCCAAGAGAAGTACTTCTGATGAAACAGAGGAAAAAACAGAGGTCAATACAACAGATGATGAACGCGAAGACAAGAAACAAGAAGACACATCGTTTAGCTTTGCTAAACGTTTGTCTCGAAAATGGTCAACAGGAAACGGGCCTCGTATTGGTTGTGTTAGGGAATATCCAACGGAGTTACAGTTCCGAGCACTTGAACAAGTTAACTTGTCACCACGAGTTGCTAACGGAGGTTTCAACATGTATGGCCCTATCCCCTCGCCAAGACCTAGCCCGAAGATTCGTCTTTCTCCTAGGATTGCATATATGGGACTACCTAGTCCAAGGACACCTATTTCAGCAGCTAACTAA
- the LOC107005263 gene encoding diacylglycerol O-acyltransferase 1-like isoform X2 — protein MFHKLTKTVEVNNFWCKESQIHIIWSCIQSHAGLLNLCIVVLIAVNSRLIIENLMKYGLLIGSGFWSSSTSVRDWPLLMCCLSLPIFPLAAFLVEKMAQKKYMTEHVVVTLHIIITTASILYPVLVILRCDSAFLSGVTLMMFACIVWMKLVSYAHTNYDMRQLAKSVNEGENSEINYSYNVSFESLAYFMVAPTLCYQLSYPRSASIRKGWLARQLIKLVIFTGLMGFIIEQYINPIVRSSQHPFEGNLLYAIERVLKLSVPILYVWLCMFYSLFHLWLNILAEVLRFGDREFYKDWWNAKTIDEYWRLWNMPVHKWMVRHIYFPCLRNGIPKGVAMVISFFISAVFHELCIAVPCRLFKFWAFLGIMFQIPLVILTNFLQNKFKNSNVGNMTFWCFFCIVGQPMCVLLYYHDVMNRNGSSS, from the exons ATGTTTCATAAGCTAACCAAGACAGTGGAAGTTAACAATTTCTGGTGTAAAGAATCTCAAATTCACATTATTTGGAGTTGCATTCAG AGTCATGCTGGCTTACTCAATCTCTGTATAGTGGTGCTTATTGCCGTAAACAGCAGGCTGATTATTGAGAATTTGATGAAG TATGGCTTGTTAATTGGGTCAGGCTTCTGGAGTAGTTCAACATCAGTAAGAGATTGGCCACTTCTGATGTGCTG TCTTAGTCTTCCGATTTTCCCTCTTGCTGCTTTTCTTGTCGAGAAAATGGCACAGAAGAAGTATATGACTGAACAT GTAGTTGTCACTCTTCACATAATTATAACGACAGCTTCCATTTTGTATCCAGTTCTGGTCATCCTCAG GTGTGATTCTGCTTTTCTATCGGGTGTCACACTGATGATGTTTGCTTGCATTGTGTGGATGAAACTAGTttcttatgcacatacaaattatgatatgagacaGCTTGCAAAGTCTGTGAATGAG GGTGAGAATTCCGAAATCAACTACTCTTACAATGTTAGTTTCGAGAGTTTGGCTTACTTCATGGTTGCCCCAACTTTATGCTATCAG CTTAGCTATCCTCGCTCTGCATCCATTCGGAAGGGTTGGCTGGCCCGCCAACTCATCAAGCTGGTAATTTTTACAGGATTAATGGGATTTATCATTGAGCAG TATATTAACCCGATTGTGCGAAGCTCACAACATCCATTTGAAGGAAACCTTTTATACGCCATCGAGAGGGTATTGAAGCTTTCAGTTCCAATTTTATATGTCTGGCTCTGCATGTTCTACAGCCTCTTTCATCTTTG GTTAAATATACTTGCGGAAGTTCTGCGATTTGGGGATCGTGAGTTCTATAAAGATTGGTGGAACGCAAAAACAATTGATGAG tattggagactttggaatATG CCTGTACATAAGTGGATGGTTCGTCACATCTATTTCCCATGCTTAAGGAATGGCATACCTAAG GGAGTTGCAATGGTGATCTCTTTCTTTATATCTGCTGTTTTCCATGAG CTGTGTATTGCTGTTCCTTGTCGGCTATTCAAGTTTTGGGCATTCCTTGGAATCATGTTTCAG ATTCCCTTGGTCATACTAACGAACTTCCTGCAAAACAAGTTCAAAAACTCGAAT GTGGGCAACATGACATTCTGGTGCTTTTTCTGCATTGTTGGTCAACCAATGTGTGTGCTTCTGTATTACCATGATGTGATGAATAGAAATGGTAGCTCAAGTTAA